GGGTGCCGGTCCCCGTCTCGTGCTCGTGGGTGGATATACCTCCGCATACCTTCCCCCGCGTGTCAACACCCCGCTCCGCACTTCCTTCTGCTTCCTCATCCGTGCGCCAAGAATATAGGTTACTTCATACCCAGGGCGTTCCAACTCCGC
This Candidatus Auribacterota bacterium DNA region includes the following protein-coding sequences:
- a CDS encoding transposase — its product is TTDVKTLAPVVNRLRRRFGIGKICIVPDRGMISAKTVAELERPGYEVTYILGARMRKQKEVRSGVLTRGGRYAEVYPPTSTRRGPAPLRVKEVTFRGGET